From the genome of Phycisphaerae bacterium:
ACAATGGTATCAAACGGTCCGACGGGCGGTTCGGAATCAGACCTTAAACAGACCAATACTATGATTGCAAGCTGCGACCAGGTTGCTGCCGACAGTTTCGGTGCATCGCTGCTCGGCCTCAAGCCTGAAGAACTACCATATCTTGTCAAAGCGGAAAAACTCGGACTTGGCACGACTGATTATCAGTCGCTTAAACCTTTATATACACAACCAAAGGCGTAAAATGAAAATCACAACAACAAGAAGAATAAGTCAGATTTTCTTTTTTACTCTGTTTATCTGGCTCTGTGTTGTAACGACCATCGGCCAAAAACTCTGGCAGCATCGCGGCTGGCCTGTGAATTTTTTCCTGAATCTTGACCCGCTCGGCGTGATAGGAACAGTACTTTCAACGCACAAACTCTACGCCTCGCTGCTTTGGTCTCTTATAACGATTATTCTTACGATTCTATTCGGCAGGTTCTTCTGCGGTCTGGTTTGTCCGTTCGGTACATTACATCAGTTTGTTTCTCATCTTGCGCACGGCAAAAAAACCTCGAAACTGATTTCGCTTCACAAATACCACAAAGCGCAGAGAATAAAATATTATATTCTTATCGTTTTTCTGATAATGGCCGCTTTCGGCGGGTCTTCGAGCCTTTTAAGCGGTTTGCTCGACCCTATACCGCTTTTTACTCGTTCGATAAATCTCCTGATTCTGCCGATAATCGGCAGTTCCGCGAAAATCGTGGCGACCAACAGATTTTACCAGTCGTCACTGCTTACACTCGCAGTTTTCCTGATATTCGTACTTTTGAATTTCTACAAGCCGCGATTTTTCTGTATCTACATCTGTCCATTGGGCGCTTTATTCGGCCTCATCAACAGGTTCGCGATTCTGCGAATTAACCGCAATCTTTCCAAATGCACTGATTGTAAATTATGCGACAGCCATTGTCAGGGTTCATGCGAACCTGCCGAAACGGTAAAATTAAGCGAATGCCTGTTGTGTTTTAATTGCATCGACGATTGCAAATTTAACGCCGTCGATTTCAGTACGGCTGAATCTGAAACTATCCAGATGTCACCTGACCTGTCACGGCGAGGCTTGGTAGCGGCAGCGTTTACAGGACTGCTTACCCTGCCCGCATTAAGACTTTTCGGCGCCTCATATAAGGACAGCAATTTAATCCGGCCGCCCGGAGCGATACCTGAAAAGGATTTTCTAAAACGCTGCCTCAAATGCGGCCAGTGTATGCGGCTATGTCCGAGTAATGTAATTCAGCCGGCAGGTTTGGAAGCCGGTCTTGAAAATCTCTGGACGCCTGTAATGAACAATCGTATCGGCACAAGCGGCTGTCAGCTCAACTGCGTAGCGTGCGGCTATATCTGCCCTACAGCGGCGATTAAACCGCTTACGCTGGCCGAAAAACTCGGCAAAGGCGATTTCAGCGATAAAGGCCCCGTTAAAATCGGTACGGCATTCGTAGACAGGTCGAAATGTCTGCCCTGGGCGTACGGCATACCCTGTCTCGTTTGTCAGGAAAACTGTCCGGTCAGTCCCAAAGCTATTTATACACAGCCGGGCGATGATAAACAAAATGAGACAGCGATTTTGCGGCCTTATGTAGACCCGCAGCGATGCATCGGCTGCGGAATTTGTCAGCATGAGTGTCCCGTCGGCTCAAAAGGTGCTATAATAGTAACCCCTGACGGACAAAGCAGGGAAAATAAGTTCTTTTTGTAAAAAACTGAATTTGTAATTATAAATTTTCGGAGAAAAAACTTATGAAGAACGAAAAAATAGATAGAAGAACATTTTTCAAATCCGCCGCCGGCGCCGGTATTGCCGCAGCTTTTGCGTCCGGAAGTGTTTTATCCGCCGCGGTCGATGCCAACAAACCCGCCGAACCAAACAAGCCTGCAAAACAAACCTATCCACAGGTTCCAAGAAGGAAATTTGGAAGAACAGATATCACAATCCCTGCTTTATCGCTTGGCGCAATGTTTGACACTGTTGACAACCAGATAATCCTGTATAAAAGTCTGCAATGGGGCGTCAATTACTGGGATACCGCTAACGGTTACGCCGGCGGCAAAAGCGAAGAAGGTATAGGAATGTTCTTTGCTAAAAATCCTGATAAGCGAAAAGATGTATTCATAGTTTCCAAGGCCTCTGGTGCAAATGACTCTGCTTCACGCACCGAACGACTCCAGACTTCCTTCCAAAGAATGAATACGAAATATGTCGATTTGTATTATGGCGTACACGGGATGGATAAGCCCTCGGATTTGAACGACAATCTAAAGCAATGGGCCGCCGACGCAAAGGCCAAAGGTCTCATCAGGTATTTCGGCTTCAGTACGCATAGAAATATGACAGAGTGTCTATTGGCGGCCTCGAAGGTGGACTGGATTGACGCGATTATGACCAGTTATAATTTCCGACTAATGCAGGACCCGCAGTTTATAGCTGCCGTTGACGCCTGCAAAGCGGCCGGCATCGCCCTGATTGCGATGAAAACTCAGGGAGGACGCTCGGACGTTGAAGACGAAAAACCGCTCGACAAGCACTTTCTCGAAAAAGGTTTCACAGAAGGCCAGGCCAAGATTAAAACTATTCTTCAGGACGACCGGATTTGTTCCGCCTGTGTAGGTATGAGAAGCGTGGCACATCTGACCTCAAACGTTGCCGCAGTTCTGGACAAGACAGAAATAAGCAAAAGCGATTTGGATTTTATGGGCAGCTACGCCAAACAGACATGCAGCGGATATTGCAATGCCTGTACTGCCTGCGCGACAGCAGTTCCTCAAATGCCTTATGTAAGCGATGTGATGCGTTCGCTGATGTATCATCGTAAATACGGCGATGTGAAACTCGCTAAAGAGCTTTTCGCTCAGACCTGCTCGAAGGTAAACTGCAAAATCAGTTCGGTCGATTTCAGTGCCGCTGAAAATATTTGCCCCAATGGCAATAAAATCGGCAAATTGATGCTCGAAGCGGAAAAACTGTTGGCATAGAACCTATTGTCCGAAAGTTACTTCGATTATTTCATCGAAATTCGGTGCGTAGCCCTGCCACGCCTTTAACGGCAGTCCGTCTCGCAGAATAACCACAACCGGCGTTTCCACGAGCCATTTTTTTGCATCGCTCAGCCTGCCGCGATTTACGTGACTATCCGGCGGAACCAATTGCAGGTCTCCCTCTTCGTAAGGCGGCATTTCAATAAACGCCATATCGACATTATTGCCTTTAAGGTCCTTATACATCTTCTCGTATCCAGGCATCGCCTCCCGGCAGGTAGGACAGTCGTTATGGTACATAAGCACAACCCACTCGCCGCTTTGCAGCCGGTCTGAAATATCTACATATTTAAGCAGCGGCCAAACTTCCTGATTTGTCCACTGTTTGACTTCAAGCACTTCATATTTCTCGCTAACCATCGGCGGCTTGTTTGTGATAAGCACATATTCAATTACAGGCAGCAAAATAAAAGTCGGTATCGCAACAGCGAAAAAATGAACGGCCCTGGGCCACGGCGGAGGGAATAACTTTAAATCTTTTGGCCTGAAAAATGCAAGCAGTATGAATATTGGGACATCCATTGCAAAAAATGTAATCCATGGATTTACTTTAACCATACCAAAACAGCCGCAGGATTCGGC
Proteins encoded in this window:
- a CDS encoding 4Fe-4S binding protein is translated as MKITTTRRISQIFFFTLFIWLCVVTTIGQKLWQHRGWPVNFFLNLDPLGVIGTVLSTHKLYASLLWSLITIILTILFGRFFCGLVCPFGTLHQFVSHLAHGKKTSKLISLHKYHKAQRIKYYILIVFLIMAAFGGSSSLLSGLLDPIPLFTRSINLLILPIIGSSAKIVATNRFYQSSLLTLAVFLIFVLLNFYKPRFFCIYICPLGALFGLINRFAILRINRNLSKCTDCKLCDSHCQGSCEPAETVKLSECLLCFNCIDDCKFNAVDFSTAESETIQMSPDLSRRGLVAAAFTGLLTLPALRLFGASYKDSNLIRPPGAIPEKDFLKRCLKCGQCMRLCPSNVIQPAGLEAGLENLWTPVMNNRIGTSGCQLNCVACGYICPTAAIKPLTLAEKLGKGDFSDKGPVKIGTAFVDRSKCLPWAYGIPCLVCQENCPVSPKAIYTQPGDDKQNETAILRPYVDPQRCIGCGICQHECPVGSKGAIIVTPDGQSRENKFFL
- a CDS encoding aldo/keto reductase, with the protein product MKNEKIDRRTFFKSAAGAGIAAAFASGSVLSAAVDANKPAEPNKPAKQTYPQVPRRKFGRTDITIPALSLGAMFDTVDNQIILYKSLQWGVNYWDTANGYAGGKSEEGIGMFFAKNPDKRKDVFIVSKASGANDSASRTERLQTSFQRMNTKYVDLYYGVHGMDKPSDLNDNLKQWAADAKAKGLIRYFGFSTHRNMTECLLAASKVDWIDAIMTSYNFRLMQDPQFIAAVDACKAAGIALIAMKTQGGRSDVEDEKPLDKHFLEKGFTEGQAKIKTILQDDRICSACVGMRSVAHLTSNVAAVLDKTEISKSDLDFMGSYAKQTCSGYCNACTACATAVPQMPYVSDVMRSLMYHRKYGDVKLAKELFAQTCSKVNCKISSVDFSAAENICPNGNKIGKLMLEAEKLLA
- a CDS encoding MauE/DoxX family redox-associated membrane protein, coding for MKKANIIVMWIAGVILLFAAAMKIQQLLTEPIISKGFWESWEFFLIQIPLELGLGIWLVCGLFRKAGWLLALISFAGFIVVTLYKGLIGAESCGCFGMVKVNPWITFFAMDVPIFILLAFFRPKDLKLFPPPWPRAVHFFAVAIPTFILLPVIEYVLITNKPPMVSEKYEVLEVKQWTNQEVWPLLKYVDISDRLQSGEWVVLMYHNDCPTCREAMPGYEKMYKDLKGNNVDMAFIEMPPYEEGDLQLVPPDSHVNRGRLSDAKKWLVETPVVVILRDGLPLKAWQGYAPNFDEIIEVTFGQ